A single window of Phaenicophaeus curvirostris isolate KB17595 chromosome 7, BPBGC_Pcur_1.0, whole genome shotgun sequence DNA harbors:
- the TNS1 gene encoding tensin-1 isoform X8: protein MDFGSVMNQAVTPCSPAVNYELPSPGESIVKQADVLDATKSPRSMQSRRKTSRSMSLTAAMDSSCELDLVYITERIIAVSYPSTAEEQSFCNNVRDVAHMLKSKHGNNYVLFNLSERRHDISKLHPKVLDFGWPDLHTPALEKICSICKAMDTWLNAAPHNVVVLHNKGNRGRLGVVVAAYMHYSNISASADQALDRFAMKRFYEDKVVPVGQPSQKRYIHYFSGLLSGSIKMNNKPLFLHHVIMHGIPNFESKGGCRPFLKIYQAMQPVYTSGIYNVQGDSQTGICITIEPGLLLKGDILLKCYHKKFRSPTRDVIFRVQFHTCAVHDLDVVFGKEDLDEAFRDDRFPEYGKVEFVFSYGPEKIQGMEHLENGPSVSVDYNTSDPLIRWDSYENFNIQREDSVEGAWTEPPLPSKHLEKEVGHTQGPLDGSLYAKVKKKDSLHGSTGAVNTTRLPLSAAPNHVEYTLSVSSDSGNSTASTKTDRTDEPGVPGAPSSQAVLSPEEKRELDRLLVGFGLESAPPMRNHVPGPVPARLTAMPGRHVVPAQVHVNGNAAALVAERETDILDDELPNQDGHSVGSLGTLSSLDGTTTASEAGYQEARRVGSLSSLPNGPSSCNGAEKLMKEGLYDGEPLSNGGYPYNNQNTLLGHHLRDPLPPLRPSASAQEHLAGYPQHPPGSHAPGWLQSQPLPGSQPYLYSYDPPGTYRSRSFPAVDVAKYDTNPALPQAPVRSTSSREAVQRGLNSWQQQGGSRPPSRLQEVGVESHSPSVSSCSPQPSPLQPVPPHSHSMPEFPRAPSRREIEQSIEALDVLMLDLAPAVHKSQSVPATSRQDKPVGPLHSSLSAQPVTGLYARSAPQVAQPRSFSTSVSPVVSEPGGKAYSPGEPDYRVQEYQETYLPYSYQPAPVPEPRSYSHTPTGAPMGILPLSTSYSPVGSQQLVVSSPPSPTILAQTQMSPKGPESYEDLSRSAEEPLNLEGLVAHRVAEYNAKLRELNKSTKAPRPPLNQQRSFSGVQSREKPPEESIVPARKRTPSDSHYEKSSPEPSSPRSPTVLSPEVVSTIAANPGGRPKEPHLHSYKEAFEEMEGASPTSPPSGGGEISPPTPAFPVSPQTPYSDPLRSPPGLAKTPLSALGLKPHNPAEILLHPVGDQEGEVGSGSEEEPRSYVESVARTATTGRGGSLPTIQPGGPEVPARNGTFTNSFNAPSPVSTSSPIHSVDGASLRSYPSEGSPHGTVTPPHASTEPVYRSPASSQMPSAHSSYQNSSPSSFAMVQGGAPGSLYTSPDYPDGRAGLQPDPQARPQPQVNVVAVHALPGSPRTLHRTVATNTPPSPGFGRRAINPSVSSTPGSPGLSRHAVAAHGNLVAPPGSPSLARHQAAMAVPPGSPLYGYPSPEDRHLTLSRQSSSSGYQPPSTPSFPVSPAYYPGTSTPHSSSPDSAAYCQGSPTPQPMLPEKRRMSTGDRSNSLPNYATVNGKVSSPLSSGMSSPSGGSAVAFSHTLPDFSKLSMPDISPETRANVKFVQDTSKYWYKPEISREQAIALLKDREPGAFIIRDSHSFRGAYGLAMKVASPPPTVMQQNKKGDITNELVRHFLIETSPRGVKLKGCPNEPNFGCLSALVYQHSIMPLALPCKLVIPDRDPMEEKKDSASATNSATDLLKQGAACNVLFINSVEMESLTGPQAIAKAVAETLVADPTPTATIVHFKVSAQGITLTDNQRKLFFRRHYPLNTVTFCDLDPQERKWTKTDGSGPAKLFGFVARKQGSTTDNVCHLFAELDPDQPAAAIVNFVSRVMLGSGQKR, encoded by the exons ACGTGGCTCAACGCGGCACCACACAACGTGGTGGTGCTGCACAACAAG GGGAATCGTGGCCggctgggggtggtggtggctgCCTACATGCACTACAGCAACATCTCAGCCAG TGCTGACCAAGCTCTGGACAGGTTTGCCATGAAGCGCTTCTATGAGGACAAGGTAGTGCCAGTGGGACAGCCATCCCAGAAGAG GTACATCCATTACTTCAGTGGACTCCTGTCTGGCAGCATCAAGATGAACAACAAGCCCCTTTTCCTCCACCATGTCATCATGCACGGCATCCCCAACTTCGAGTCGAAAGGCG GTTGTCGGCCCTTCCTGAAAATCTACCAGGCCATGCAACCCGTCTACACATCAGGGATCTA CAACGTGCAAGGAGACAGCCAGACGGGCATCTGCATCACCATCGAGCCTGGCTTACTCCTCAAGGGCGATATCTTG CTGAAATGTTACCACAAGAAGTTTCGCAGCCCAACCCGTGACGTCATTTTCCGCGTGCAGTTCCACACGTGTGCTGTGCACGACCTCGATGTTGTCTTTGGCAAGGAGGACCTGGATGAAGCCTTCAGAG ATGACCGCTTCCCTGAATATGGGAAAGTGGAGTTTGTGTTCTCCTACGGCCCTGAGAAGATCCAAG GCATGGAGCACCTGGAGAATGGGCCCAGCGTCTCTGTGGATTACAACACGTCTGACCCACTCATCCGATGGGACTCCTATGAGAACTTCAACATCCAACGTGAGGACAGTGTGGAAGGTGCCTGGACTGAGCCGCCTCTGCCCAGCAAGCACCTGGAGAAAG AGGTTGGGCATACGCAAGGGCCCCTGGACGGGAGCCTCTACGCAAAAGTGAAGAAGAAAGACTCCCTTCACGGCAGCACCGGTGCCGTCAACACCACTCGTCTCCCACTCTCGGCAGCACCTAACCACGTTGAGTACACGCTGTCAGTGAGCAGTGATTCAGGCAACTCCACCGCATCCACCAAGACTGACCGGACCGATGAGCCAGGGGTGCCCGGGGCACCCAGCAGCCAGGCAGTGCTGAGCCCCGAAGAGAAGCGGGAGCTGGATCGTCTCCTCGTTGGCTTTGGCTTGGAGAGTGCACCACCCATGCGCAACCACGTGCCTGGCCCCGTGCCGGCACGCCTGACCGCCATGCCGGGGCGTCATGTGGTGCCAGCACAAGTGCACGTCAATGGGAACGCTGCAGCTCTGGTGGCTGAGCGGGAGACGGATATCTTGGATGATGAGCTGCCCAACCAAGACGGGCACAGTGTGGGCAGCCTGGGCACGCTGTCCTCCTTGGATGGCACCACCACTGCCAGCGAGGCTGGCTACCAGGAGGCACGCCGGGTGGGCAGCCTCTCCTCCCTACCCAATGGCCCCTCCAGCTGCAACGGGGCTGAGAAGCTGATGAAGGAAGGTCTGTACGATGGCGAGCCGCTCTCCAATGGTGGCTACCCCTACAACAACCAGAACACTCTGCTTGGCCACCACCTCCGTGACCCGCTGCCTCCCTTACGGCCCTCAGCATCTGCTCAGGAGCACCTAGCTGGCTACCCGCAACACCCGCCGGGCTCACACGCCCCAGGCTGGCTCCAGTCCCAGCCACTGCCTGGATCCCAGCCCTACCTATACAGCTATGACCCCCCTGGCACTTATCGCTCCCGGTCCTTCCCCGCGGTGGACGTGGCAAAGTATGATACAAACCCGGCACTGCCCCAGGCCCCAGTtcgcagcaccagcagcagggaggctgtGCAGAGGGGCTTGAATTCATGGCAGCAGCAAGGAGGGAGCCGGCCACCTTCCAGGCTGCAGGAGGTTGGTGTGGAAAGCCACAGTCCCAGTgtctccagctgcagcccccagcccagcccgcTGCAGCCAGTGCCCCCCCACAGCCACAGCATGCCTGAATTCCCCCGAGCGCCCTCCCGCCGGGAGATCGAGCAGTCCATCGAAGCCCTCGATGTCCTCATGCTGGACCTTGCGCCTGCTGTCCACAAGTCACAGAGTGTTCCTGCCACTTCCCGCCAGGACAAGCCGGTGGGACCCCTGCACTCCTCCCTCTCAGCTCAGCCTGTCACCGGTCTCTATGCCCGTTCAGCTCCACAGGTGGCCCAGCCAAGGTCCTTCAGTACCTCTGTGAGCCCTGTGGTCTCTGAGCCAGGGGGCAAAGCTTATTCTCCTGGGGAGCCGGACTATAGGGTGCAAGAGTACCAGGAAACCTACCTGCCTTACAGCTACCAGCCAGCACCAGTGCCGGAGCCAAGGAGCTACAGCCATACGCCGACCGGAGCACCAATGGGCATCCTCCCACTCAGCACTTCCTACAGCCCTGTGGGGTCTCAGCAGCTCGTCgtctcctcccctccttcccccaccaTCCTGGCACAAACACAGATGAGCCCCAAGGGACCGGAGAGCTATGAAGACCTGTCGAGGTCAGCAGAAGAGCCATTGAATCTCGAGGGCCTGGTGGCCCACAGGGTGGCAG AGTACAACGCCAAGCTCAGGGAACTCAACAAGAGCACCAAAGCCCCCCGTCCTCCTCTGAACCAGCAACGGTCCTTCTCCG GGGTGCAGTCCCGGGAGAAGCCCCCAGAGGAGAGCATCGTCCCTGCCCGCAAGCGGACCCCCAGCGACAGCCACTATGAGAAGAGCTCACCAGAGCCCAGCTCTCCTCGCAGTCCCACCGTCCTCTCACCTGAGGTGGTCAGCACCATTGCAGCCAACCCTGGAGGGAGGCCCAAAGAG CCTCACCTCCACAGCTACAAGGAAGCCTTCGAAGAGATGGAGGGTGCCTCCCCTACCAGCCCACCCTCTGGCGGCGGTGAGATTTCTCCCCCAACCCCAGCCTTCCCCGTCTCACCACAAACCCCTTACTCCGACCCCT TGCGATCTCCCCCTGGCTTGGCCAAGACCCCACTCTCAGCGCTCGGGCTGAAACCCCACAACCCGGCCGAGATCCTGCTgcacccagtgggag ACCAAGAAGGGGAGGTGGGCAGTGGCTCTGAAGAAG AGCCCAGGAGCTATGTGGAGTCGGTGGCCCGCACAGCCACAACAGGCAGGGGAGGGAGCCTGCCCACCATCCAGCCTGGGGGCCCAGAGGTGCCTGCCAGGAATGGCACCTTCACCAACTCCTTTAATGCCCCCAGTCCTGTCTCCACCAGCAGCCCCATTCACAGCGTGGACGG gGCCTCCCTTCGCAGCTACCCATCGGAGGGCAGCCCCCATGGCACGGTTACACCTCCCCATGCCTCCACCGAGCCTGTTTACCGGTCTCCTGCCAGCTCACAGATGCCCTCTGCTCACAGCAGCTACCAAAACTCATCCCCGTCTTCCTTTGCAATGGTCCAGGGCGGGGCCCCAGGCTCACTGTACACAAGCCCTGACTACCCTGATGGCCGAGCTGGCCTCCAGCCGGACCCTCAGGCTCGGCCACAGCCACAGGTCAATGTGGTGGCTGTCCATGCCCTGCCAGGGAGCCCTCGCACCCTGCACCGGACGGTGGCTACCAACACGCCACCCAGCCCTGGCTTCGGGCGAAGAGCCATCAATCCCAGTGTGAGCAGCACTCCTGGCAGCCCTGGGCTGAGCAGACATGCTGTGGCAGCCCACGGCAACCTGGTGGCCCCACCAGGGagccccagcctggccaggCATCAAGCTGCGATGGCTGTCCCCCCCGGCAGCCCGCTGTACGGCTACCCCAGCCCAGAGGACAGGCACCTGACGCTGTCTCggcagagcagctcctctggctaCCAGCCTCCTTCCACCCCATCCTTCCCCGTCTCACCGGCTTACTACCCTGGCACGAGCACACCACACTCTTCCTCCCCTGACTCAGCTGCCTACTGCCAGGGCAGCCCCACGCCGCAGCCCATGCTGCCTGAGAAGCGACGGATGTCGACCGGGGATCGCTCCAACAGCCTCCCCAACTACGCCACTGTCAACGGCAAGGTGTCCTCACCCCTCTCCAGTGGGATGTCCAGCCCCAGTGGCGGAAGCGCTGTTGCCTTTTCCCACACCCTGCCAGACTTCTCCAAGTTATCCATGCCAG ACATCAGCCCTGAGACTCGTGCTAATGTCAAGTTTGTGCAGGACACTTCCAAGTACTGGTATAAACCAGAGATCTCCAGGGAGCAGG CCATCGCGCTGCTGAAGGACAGGGAACCGGGGGCTTTCATCATCCGAGACAGCCATTCATTCCGGGGAGCCTACGGCCTTGCCATGAAAGTTGCTTCTCCACCTCCCACAGTCATGCAGCAGAACAAGAAAG GAGACATCACCAACGAACTGGTGAGGCACTTCCTCATCGAGACCAGCCCGCGGGGTGTGAAACTAAAAGGATGCCCCAACGAACCCAATTTTG GATGCCTCTCGGCTCTGGTGTACCAGCACTCCATCATGCCATTGGCCCTGCCCTGCAAGCTGGTCATTCCTGACAGAG ATCccatggaagaaaagaaagactcaGCATCAGCCACCAACTCAGCCACTGACCTTCTCAAACAGGGTGCAG CCTGCAATGTCCTGTTCATCAATTCGGTGGAGATGGAGTCACTGACAGGCCCCCAGGCCATTGCGAAGGCTGTTGCTGAGACACTGGTGGCTGACCCCACACCCACCGCTACTATTGTCCACTTCAAAGTCTCTGCACAAGGCATCACGTTAACTGACAACCAGAGGAA ATTGTTTTTCCGACGACACTACCCCCTCAACACTGTCACCTTCTGTGACCTGGACCCCCAGGAACGAAA GTGGACGAAAACTGATGGCAGCGGCCCAGCCAA GCTCTTCGGCTTCGTGGCCAGGAAGCAAGGGAGTACCACAGACAACGTCTGCCACCTCTTTGCGGAGCTGGACCCAGACCAACCGGCTGCAGCCATTGTCAACTTTGTCTCCAGGGTCATGCTTGGCTCTGGCCAGAAAAGATGA
- the TNS1 gene encoding tensin-1 isoform X10 encodes MDFGSVMNQAVTPCSPAVNYELDATKSPRSMQSRRKTSRSMSLTAAMDSSCELDLVYITERIIAVSYPSTAEEQSFCNNVRDVAHMLKSKHGNNYVLFNLSERRHDISKLHPKVLDFGWPDLHTPALEKICSICKAMDTWLNAAPHNVVVLHNKGNRGRLGVVVAAYMHYSNISASADQALDRFAMKRFYEDKVVPVGQPSQKRYIHYFSGLLSGSIKMNNKPLFLHHVIMHGIPNFESKGGCRPFLKIYQAMQPVYTSGIYNVQGDSQTGICITIEPGLLLKGDILLKCYHKKFRSPTRDVIFRVQFHTCAVHDLDVVFGKEDLDEAFRDDRFPEYGKVEFVFSYGPEKIQGMEHLENGPSVSVDYNTSDPLIRWDSYENFNIQREDSVEGAWTEPPLPSKHLEKEVGHTQGPLDGSLYAKVKKKDSLHGSTGAVNTTRLPLSAAPNHVEYTLSVSSDSGNSTASTKTDRTDEPGVPGAPSSQAVLSPEEKRELDRLLVGFGLESAPPMRNHVPGPVPARLTAMPGRHVVPAQVHVNGNAAALVAERETDILDDELPNQDGHSVGSLGTLSSLDGTTTASEAGYQEARRVGSLSSLPNGPSSCNGAEKLMKEGLYDGEPLSNGGYPYNNQNTLLGHHLRDPLPPLRPSASAQEHLAGYPQHPPGSHAPGWLQSQPLPGSQPYLYSYDPPGTYRSRSFPAVDVAKYDTNPALPQAPVRSTSSREAVQRGLNSWQQQGGSRPPSRLQEVGVESHSPSVSSCSPQPSPLQPVPPHSHSMPEFPRAPSRREIEQSIEALDVLMLDLAPAVHKSQSVPATSRQDKPVGPLHSSLSAQPVTGLYARSAPQVAQPRSFSTSVSPVVSEPGGKAYSPGEPDYRVQEYQETYLPYSYQPAPVPEPRSYSHTPTGAPMGILPLSTSYSPVGSQQLVVSSPPSPTILAQTQMSPKGPESYEDLSRSAEEPLNLEGLVAHRVAEYNAKLRELNKSTKAPRPPLNQQRSFSGVQSREKPPEESIVPARKRTPSDSHYEKSSPEPSSPRSPTVLSPEVVSTIAANPGGRPKEPHLHSYKEAFEEMEGASPTSPPSGGGEISPPTPAFPVSPQTPYSDPLRSPPGLAKTPLSALGLKPHNPAEILLHPVGDQEGEVGSGSEEEPRSYVESVARTATTGRGGSLPTIQPGGPEVPARNGTFTNSFNAPSPVSTSSPIHSVDGASLRSYPSEGSPHGTVTPPHASTEPVYRSPASSQMPSAHSSYQNSSPSSFAMVQGGAPGSLYTSPDYPDGRAGLQPDPQARPQPQVNVVAVHALPGSPRTLHRTVATNTPPSPGFGRRAINPSVSSTPGSPGLSRHAVAAHGNLVAPPGSPSLARHQAAMAVPPGSPLYGYPSPEDRHLTLSRQSSSSGYQPPSTPSFPVSPAYYPGTSTPHSSSPDSAAYCQGSPTPQPMLPEKRRMSTGDRSNSLPNYATVNGKVSSPLSSGMSSPSGGSAVAFSHTLPDFSKLSMPDISPETRANVKFVQDTSKYWYKPEISREQAIALLKDREPGAFIIRDSHSFRGAYGLAMKVASPPPTVMQQNKKGDITNELVRHFLIETSPRGVKLKGCPNEPNFGCLSALVYQHSIMPLALPCKLVIPDRDPMEEKKDSASATNSATDLLKQGAACNVLFINSVEMESLTGPQAIAKAVAETLVADPTPTATIVHFKVSAQGITLTDNQRKLFFRRHYPLNTVTFCDLDPQERKWTKTDGSGPAKLFGFVARKQGSTTDNVCHLFAELDPDQPAAAIVNFVSRVMLGSGQKR; translated from the exons ACGTGGCTCAACGCGGCACCACACAACGTGGTGGTGCTGCACAACAAG GGGAATCGTGGCCggctgggggtggtggtggctgCCTACATGCACTACAGCAACATCTCAGCCAG TGCTGACCAAGCTCTGGACAGGTTTGCCATGAAGCGCTTCTATGAGGACAAGGTAGTGCCAGTGGGACAGCCATCCCAGAAGAG GTACATCCATTACTTCAGTGGACTCCTGTCTGGCAGCATCAAGATGAACAACAAGCCCCTTTTCCTCCACCATGTCATCATGCACGGCATCCCCAACTTCGAGTCGAAAGGCG GTTGTCGGCCCTTCCTGAAAATCTACCAGGCCATGCAACCCGTCTACACATCAGGGATCTA CAACGTGCAAGGAGACAGCCAGACGGGCATCTGCATCACCATCGAGCCTGGCTTACTCCTCAAGGGCGATATCTTG CTGAAATGTTACCACAAGAAGTTTCGCAGCCCAACCCGTGACGTCATTTTCCGCGTGCAGTTCCACACGTGTGCTGTGCACGACCTCGATGTTGTCTTTGGCAAGGAGGACCTGGATGAAGCCTTCAGAG ATGACCGCTTCCCTGAATATGGGAAAGTGGAGTTTGTGTTCTCCTACGGCCCTGAGAAGATCCAAG GCATGGAGCACCTGGAGAATGGGCCCAGCGTCTCTGTGGATTACAACACGTCTGACCCACTCATCCGATGGGACTCCTATGAGAACTTCAACATCCAACGTGAGGACAGTGTGGAAGGTGCCTGGACTGAGCCGCCTCTGCCCAGCAAGCACCTGGAGAAAG AGGTTGGGCATACGCAAGGGCCCCTGGACGGGAGCCTCTACGCAAAAGTGAAGAAGAAAGACTCCCTTCACGGCAGCACCGGTGCCGTCAACACCACTCGTCTCCCACTCTCGGCAGCACCTAACCACGTTGAGTACACGCTGTCAGTGAGCAGTGATTCAGGCAACTCCACCGCATCCACCAAGACTGACCGGACCGATGAGCCAGGGGTGCCCGGGGCACCCAGCAGCCAGGCAGTGCTGAGCCCCGAAGAGAAGCGGGAGCTGGATCGTCTCCTCGTTGGCTTTGGCTTGGAGAGTGCACCACCCATGCGCAACCACGTGCCTGGCCCCGTGCCGGCACGCCTGACCGCCATGCCGGGGCGTCATGTGGTGCCAGCACAAGTGCACGTCAATGGGAACGCTGCAGCTCTGGTGGCTGAGCGGGAGACGGATATCTTGGATGATGAGCTGCCCAACCAAGACGGGCACAGTGTGGGCAGCCTGGGCACGCTGTCCTCCTTGGATGGCACCACCACTGCCAGCGAGGCTGGCTACCAGGAGGCACGCCGGGTGGGCAGCCTCTCCTCCCTACCCAATGGCCCCTCCAGCTGCAACGGGGCTGAGAAGCTGATGAAGGAAGGTCTGTACGATGGCGAGCCGCTCTCCAATGGTGGCTACCCCTACAACAACCAGAACACTCTGCTTGGCCACCACCTCCGTGACCCGCTGCCTCCCTTACGGCCCTCAGCATCTGCTCAGGAGCACCTAGCTGGCTACCCGCAACACCCGCCGGGCTCACACGCCCCAGGCTGGCTCCAGTCCCAGCCACTGCCTGGATCCCAGCCCTACCTATACAGCTATGACCCCCCTGGCACTTATCGCTCCCGGTCCTTCCCCGCGGTGGACGTGGCAAAGTATGATACAAACCCGGCACTGCCCCAGGCCCCAGTtcgcagcaccagcagcagggaggctgtGCAGAGGGGCTTGAATTCATGGCAGCAGCAAGGAGGGAGCCGGCCACCTTCCAGGCTGCAGGAGGTTGGTGTGGAAAGCCACAGTCCCAGTgtctccagctgcagcccccagcccagcccgcTGCAGCCAGTGCCCCCCCACAGCCACAGCATGCCTGAATTCCCCCGAGCGCCCTCCCGCCGGGAGATCGAGCAGTCCATCGAAGCCCTCGATGTCCTCATGCTGGACCTTGCGCCTGCTGTCCACAAGTCACAGAGTGTTCCTGCCACTTCCCGCCAGGACAAGCCGGTGGGACCCCTGCACTCCTCCCTCTCAGCTCAGCCTGTCACCGGTCTCTATGCCCGTTCAGCTCCACAGGTGGCCCAGCCAAGGTCCTTCAGTACCTCTGTGAGCCCTGTGGTCTCTGAGCCAGGGGGCAAAGCTTATTCTCCTGGGGAGCCGGACTATAGGGTGCAAGAGTACCAGGAAACCTACCTGCCTTACAGCTACCAGCCAGCACCAGTGCCGGAGCCAAGGAGCTACAGCCATACGCCGACCGGAGCACCAATGGGCATCCTCCCACTCAGCACTTCCTACAGCCCTGTGGGGTCTCAGCAGCTCGTCgtctcctcccctccttcccccaccaTCCTGGCACAAACACAGATGAGCCCCAAGGGACCGGAGAGCTATGAAGACCTGTCGAGGTCAGCAGAAGAGCCATTGAATCTCGAGGGCCTGGTGGCCCACAGGGTGGCAG AGTACAACGCCAAGCTCAGGGAACTCAACAAGAGCACCAAAGCCCCCCGTCCTCCTCTGAACCAGCAACGGTCCTTCTCCG GGGTGCAGTCCCGGGAGAAGCCCCCAGAGGAGAGCATCGTCCCTGCCCGCAAGCGGACCCCCAGCGACAGCCACTATGAGAAGAGCTCACCAGAGCCCAGCTCTCCTCGCAGTCCCACCGTCCTCTCACCTGAGGTGGTCAGCACCATTGCAGCCAACCCTGGAGGGAGGCCCAAAGAG CCTCACCTCCACAGCTACAAGGAAGCCTTCGAAGAGATGGAGGGTGCCTCCCCTACCAGCCCACCCTCTGGCGGCGGTGAGATTTCTCCCCCAACCCCAGCCTTCCCCGTCTCACCACAAACCCCTTACTCCGACCCCT TGCGATCTCCCCCTGGCTTGGCCAAGACCCCACTCTCAGCGCTCGGGCTGAAACCCCACAACCCGGCCGAGATCCTGCTgcacccagtgggag ACCAAGAAGGGGAGGTGGGCAGTGGCTCTGAAGAAG AGCCCAGGAGCTATGTGGAGTCGGTGGCCCGCACAGCCACAACAGGCAGGGGAGGGAGCCTGCCCACCATCCAGCCTGGGGGCCCAGAGGTGCCTGCCAGGAATGGCACCTTCACCAACTCCTTTAATGCCCCCAGTCCTGTCTCCACCAGCAGCCCCATTCACAGCGTGGACGG gGCCTCCCTTCGCAGCTACCCATCGGAGGGCAGCCCCCATGGCACGGTTACACCTCCCCATGCCTCCACCGAGCCTGTTTACCGGTCTCCTGCCAGCTCACAGATGCCCTCTGCTCACAGCAGCTACCAAAACTCATCCCCGTCTTCCTTTGCAATGGTCCAGGGCGGGGCCCCAGGCTCACTGTACACAAGCCCTGACTACCCTGATGGCCGAGCTGGCCTCCAGCCGGACCCTCAGGCTCGGCCACAGCCACAGGTCAATGTGGTGGCTGTCCATGCCCTGCCAGGGAGCCCTCGCACCCTGCACCGGACGGTGGCTACCAACACGCCACCCAGCCCTGGCTTCGGGCGAAGAGCCATCAATCCCAGTGTGAGCAGCACTCCTGGCAGCCCTGGGCTGAGCAGACATGCTGTGGCAGCCCACGGCAACCTGGTGGCCCCACCAGGGagccccagcctggccaggCATCAAGCTGCGATGGCTGTCCCCCCCGGCAGCCCGCTGTACGGCTACCCCAGCCCAGAGGACAGGCACCTGACGCTGTCTCggcagagcagctcctctggctaCCAGCCTCCTTCCACCCCATCCTTCCCCGTCTCACCGGCTTACTACCCTGGCACGAGCACACCACACTCTTCCTCCCCTGACTCAGCTGCCTACTGCCAGGGCAGCCCCACGCCGCAGCCCATGCTGCCTGAGAAGCGACGGATGTCGACCGGGGATCGCTCCAACAGCCTCCCCAACTACGCCACTGTCAACGGCAAGGTGTCCTCACCCCTCTCCAGTGGGATGTCCAGCCCCAGTGGCGGAAGCGCTGTTGCCTTTTCCCACACCCTGCCAGACTTCTCCAAGTTATCCATGCCAG ACATCAGCCCTGAGACTCGTGCTAATGTCAAGTTTGTGCAGGACACTTCCAAGTACTGGTATAAACCAGAGATCTCCAGGGAGCAGG CCATCGCGCTGCTGAAGGACAGGGAACCGGGGGCTTTCATCATCCGAGACAGCCATTCATTCCGGGGAGCCTACGGCCTTGCCATGAAAGTTGCTTCTCCACCTCCCACAGTCATGCAGCAGAACAAGAAAG GAGACATCACCAACGAACTGGTGAGGCACTTCCTCATCGAGACCAGCCCGCGGGGTGTGAAACTAAAAGGATGCCCCAACGAACCCAATTTTG GATGCCTCTCGGCTCTGGTGTACCAGCACTCCATCATGCCATTGGCCCTGCCCTGCAAGCTGGTCATTCCTGACAGAG ATCccatggaagaaaagaaagactcaGCATCAGCCACCAACTCAGCCACTGACCTTCTCAAACAGGGTGCAG CCTGCAATGTCCTGTTCATCAATTCGGTGGAGATGGAGTCACTGACAGGCCCCCAGGCCATTGCGAAGGCTGTTGCTGAGACACTGGTGGCTGACCCCACACCCACCGCTACTATTGTCCACTTCAAAGTCTCTGCACAAGGCATCACGTTAACTGACAACCAGAGGAA ATTGTTTTTCCGACGACACTACCCCCTCAACACTGTCACCTTCTGTGACCTGGACCCCCAGGAACGAAA GTGGACGAAAACTGATGGCAGCGGCCCAGCCAA GCTCTTCGGCTTCGTGGCCAGGAAGCAAGGGAGTACCACAGACAACGTCTGCCACCTCTTTGCGGAGCTGGACCCAGACCAACCGGCTGCAGCCATTGTCAACTTTGTCTCCAGGGTCATGCTTGGCTCTGGCCAGAAAAGATGA